A window of the Methyloprofundus sp. genome harbors these coding sequences:
- a CDS encoding ammonium transporter, Amt family has product MIVDKLIELSYALDTFYFLISGAFVMWMAAGFAMLEAGLVRAKNTTEILTKNVALFAIACIMYMICGYNFMYPAEAVNSIWPGMSFLLGEDNVAADVLKSNGETYYSTMADFFFQVVFVATAMSIVSGAVAERMKLWAFLAFAVVMTGFIYPIQGYWKWGGGFLDGLGFLDFAGSGVVHLCGATAALAGVLLLGARKGKYGENGAIYPIPGCNMPLATLGMFILWMGWFGFNGGSELKISDIGEANAVALVFVNTNAAAAAGVVSALFTAHLLFGKADLSMSLNGALAGLVAITAEPLTPTPGLASLIGAAAGIIVVFAIITLDKLKIDDPVGAISVHGVVGIWGLIAVCFSNDDATIGAQLIGIVTIFGFVFISSLITWYIIKMVMGIRVTEEEEYQGVDYSECGMEAYPEFTNSGK; this is encoded by the coding sequence ATGATTGTGGATAAGTTAATTGAATTGAGTTATGCGTTAGATACGTTTTACTTTCTCATTAGTGGGGCTTTTGTCATGTGGATGGCAGCGGGCTTTGCAATGTTGGAAGCTGGGCTGGTAAGAGCTAAGAATACCACTGAAATTTTAACCAAAAACGTTGCATTATTTGCTATTGCTTGCATTATGTATATGATTTGTGGTTACAATTTTATGTATCCTGCTGAAGCAGTTAATAGTATTTGGCCTGGTATGAGCTTTTTATTGGGTGAAGATAATGTGGCTGCGGATGTTTTAAAGAGTAATGGCGAAACCTATTACTCAACAATGGCTGATTTCTTTTTCCAAGTTGTATTTGTAGCAACAGCGATGTCTATTGTTTCAGGTGCAGTTGCAGAACGTATGAAATTATGGGCATTTTTAGCTTTCGCTGTTGTGATGACAGGCTTTATTTACCCGATTCAAGGTTACTGGAAATGGGGCGGTGGTTTTCTTGATGGCCTAGGTTTCTTGGATTTTGCTGGCTCGGGTGTTGTGCATCTTTGTGGTGCAACAGCAGCATTGGCAGGTGTGCTCTTACTGGGTGCACGTAAAGGAAAGTACGGGGAAAATGGTGCGATTTACCCAATTCCTGGTTGTAATATGCCATTAGCTACATTAGGTATGTTTATTTTATGGATGGGTTGGTTTGGGTTCAACGGTGGATCTGAGCTGAAAATTTCTGATATTGGTGAGGCCAATGCGGTAGCATTAGTATTTGTTAATACTAATGCAGCAGCGGCAGCGGGCGTTGTTTCGGCATTATTTACGGCACATTTATTATTTGGTAAAGCAGATTTATCAATGTCTCTTAATGGTGCATTAGCGGGATTAGTTGCCATTACTGCTGAGCCATTAACACCCACGCCAGGATTGGCATCATTAATAGGGGCTGCTGCAGGTATTATTGTGGTGTTTGCAATTATTACTTTAGATAAATTAAAAATTGATGATCCGGTGGGGGCTATTTCAGTACATGGTGTCGTCGGTATTTGGGGACTCATTGCGGTTTGTTTTTCAAATGATGATGCGACAATCGGTGCGCAATTAATCGGTATCGTTACTATTTTTGGTTTTGTATTTATCAGTAGCTTAATCACTTGGTATATTATCAAAATGGTAATGGGTATCCGAGTGACAGAAGAAGAAGAGTATCAAGGTGTGGATTACTCTGAGTGTGGTATGGAAGCTTACCCTGAGTTTACTAATTCAGGTAAATAA
- a CDS encoding nitrogen regulatory protein P-II 2: MKLITAIVKPFKLDDVREALSDIGLAGVTVTEVKGFGRQKGHTELYRGAEYVVDFLPKAKIEAAVSDDLVDQAVEAIANAANTGKIGDGKIFVTNLEQVIRIRTGETGDEAI, encoded by the coding sequence ATGAAATTAATTACAGCGATTGTTAAGCCGTTTAAATTAGATGATGTGCGTGAAGCTTTGTCTGATATTGGTTTAGCTGGTGTTACGGTAACTGAAGTAAAAGGCTTTGGTCGACAAAAAGGGCATACTGAGTTATATAGAGGTGCGGAATATGTTGTCGACTTTTTACCTAAAGCAAAAATTGAAGCCGCAGTTTCTGATGATTTGGTCGATCAAGCCGTAGAGGCGATTGCCAATGCTGCAAATACAGGAAAAATTGGAGATGGTAAGATTTTTGTTACCAATTTGGAGCAAGTTATTCGTATTCGTACGGGTGAAACAGGTGACGAAGCAATATAA